A single Oculatellaceae cyanobacterium DNA region contains:
- a CDS encoding ATP-binding SpoIIE family protein phosphatase has translation MSDLMFPITEDSQVGEVRRIATIVAEELGFNDTQCGKVAIVVTEVAKNLVKHANEGQLLLRSLESKNIPGMEILGLDKGLGMEDIQKCLQDGFSTAGTPGNGLGAISRLSSFFDIYSVPQLGTVLLSRLWSKDLPVTKSNSSLEVGAICVPIAGEQVCGDAWSISESPTKSLILVADGLGHGLGAAEASSKAVEIFQNSAHLSPKDIIEACHGALRSTRGAAIAIAEINFDQQTVRFAGVGNISAAIITSLESRSMVSYNGIVGHQLLKLQEFSYPWSSQALLVMHSDGLATQWRLNRYINLVDKHPSLIAGVLYRDFKRGRDDVTVLVARESFEN, from the coding sequence ATGTCAGATTTGATGTTTCCGATTACGGAGGATAGTCAAGTTGGAGAAGTGCGACGAATTGCCACTATAGTAGCTGAAGAACTTGGCTTTAATGATACACAGTGCGGAAAGGTCGCTATTGTTGTTACTGAAGTTGCTAAAAACTTAGTTAAGCACGCTAATGAAGGTCAATTGCTGTTGCGTTCTCTAGAATCTAAAAATATTCCTGGGATGGAAATTTTAGGTTTGGATAAAGGGTTAGGGATGGAAGATATTCAAAAGTGCTTACAAGACGGATTTTCCACAGCAGGGACTCCAGGCAATGGTTTAGGTGCTATTAGTCGTCTATCTAGTTTTTTTGATATTTATTCTGTTCCCCAATTAGGTACGGTTCTATTAAGTCGCCTGTGGTCTAAGGATTTGCCAGTTACTAAGTCAAATAGTTCTTTAGAAGTCGGGGCGATTTGTGTACCGATCGCGGGAGAACAAGTTTGTGGTGATGCTTGGTCAATCTCTGAAAGTCCTACTAAAAGTTTAATTTTAGTGGCAGATGGTTTGGGCCATGGACTTGGAGCGGCTGAGGCATCATCAAAAGCTGTGGAAATTTTTCAAAATTCTGCTCATCTTAGCCCGAAAGATATTATTGAAGCTTGTCACGGTGCTTTGCGGAGTACGCGGGGTGCAGCGATCGCGATCGCAGAAATCAATTTTGACCAACAAACAGTGCGTTTTGCTGGGGTAGGTAATATTTCAGCAGCAATTATTACTTCTCTAGAAAGCCGCAGCATGGTTTCTTACAATGGTATTGTTGGTCATCAATTATTAAAACTTCAGGAATTTAGTTATCCTTGGTCTTCACAAGCACTGCTAGTGATGCACTCTGACGGGTTAGCCACGCAATGGCGCTTGAACCGTTATATTAATCTTGTAGACAAACATCCTAGTTTGATTGCAGGAGTTTTATATCGAGATTTTAAACGAGGTCGTGATGATGTAACAGTACTGGTTGCTAGAGAAAGTTTTGAGAATTGA
- a CDS encoding anti-sigma regulatory factor encodes MAVQKDEVMSVGSSADIVFVRQIVRKWAIEQGFSLVDQTKIVTAASELARNMVDYGGGGKLYLEALNEGIRKALRLTFEDEGPGIPDLELALKDGYTTGKGLGLGLSGSKRLVNEFEIVSSVGGGTRITITKWK; translated from the coding sequence ATGGCCGTGCAAAAAGATGAGGTGATGTCTGTTGGCTCTTCAGCCGATATTGTGTTTGTTAGGCAGATTGTACGGAAATGGGCTATCGAACAGGGTTTTAGTTTGGTAGACCAAACTAAGATAGTTACAGCAGCTAGTGAGTTGGCTCGTAATATGGTGGATTATGGTGGAGGTGGTAAGTTATATTTAGAAGCTTTAAATGAAGGAATTCGTAAAGCTTTGCGGTTGACTTTTGAAGATGAGGGGCCTGGTATTCCAGATCTTGAGTTAGCGCTTAAAGACGGTTACACGACTGGTAAGGGGCTAGGATTGGGGTTGAGCGGTAGTAAGCGGCTGGTGAATGAATTTGAAATCGTTTCTAGTGTGGGTGGGGGTACGCGAATCACGATTACTAAGTGGAAATGA
- a CDS encoding STAS domain-containing protein, producing MEHIPILQMGEFLLVSIQVDMHDRLAMTLQDDLTNRIAQTNATGVLIDISSLDIVDSFIGRILGNIAAMSRVLDAETVVVGMQPAVAITLVELGLSLPGIRTALNVERGMSLLRASRRLHSKENGNGRAKR from the coding sequence GTGGAACATATTCCAATACTCCAGATGGGGGAATTCCTGCTGGTATCTATTCAAGTAGATATGCACGATCGCCTAGCTATGACATTACAGGACGACCTCACTAACCGGATCGCCCAAACAAATGCTACAGGTGTGCTAATTGATATTTCCTCACTAGATATTGTTGACTCCTTTATTGGAAGAATTTTGGGAAATATTGCTGCCATGTCACGGGTACTGGATGCAGAAACAGTAGTTGTGGGAATGCAACCTGCGGTGGCGATCACGTTGGTAGAGTTAGGATTATCCCTACCTGGAATTCGGACAGCGTTAAATGTCGAAAGGGGGATGAGTTTACTGCGGGCATCACGAAGGCTACATTCTAAGGAGAACGGCAATGGCCGTGCAAAAAGATGA